One genomic window of Gossypium hirsutum isolate 1008001.06 chromosome D11, Gossypium_hirsutum_v2.1, whole genome shotgun sequence includes the following:
- the LOC107922533 gene encoding uncharacterized protein: protein MGVHKGHSLLSDHNRIRLARVEYLATTKAPRKKGNKWDNAGKYNKGHSKPITASRPKTETTRHQSPLKQESGVKPGVVRFDDSSSTENPLPSHIDNGVDMKLALITANTKRLQPVSGLLSALLVKQLQRFHKQVTEVTEVTTIAVPLRLLGFEDDNGEVRRKISAVSTRAHTRKSHQSSSFKLSPGEERKIRRQNYSTSPACFTIWEGSWRLCEFWVMRSAIVLKTDPCEYWKVGQHA from the exons ATGGGCGTCCACAAAGGGCACTCTTTACTATCAGATCATAACCGTATCAGACTG GCGAGGGTGGAGTACCTAGCTACTACAAAGGCCCCGAGGAAGAAGGGGAATAAATGGGATAATGCAGGCAAgtataacaagggccactcaaaaccaatcactgcGAGCCGGCCAAAGACGGAAACCACAAGACATCAGAGCCCTTTAAAGcaagaatctggagtgaaaccag GTGTTGTCAGATTTGATGACTCGTCTAGCACAGAAAATCCACTACCTAGTCATATTGATAATGGGGTAGACATGAAG CTGGCATTGATAACC GCAAATACAAAGAGGTTACAACCAGTTTCTGGATTATTATCGGCTTTACTAGTAAAACAGTTACAGAGGTTTCACAAACAGGTTACAGAGGTTACAGAGGTTACAACCATTGCTGTACCTTTGAG ATTATTGGGTTTTGAGGACGATAATGGGGAAGTTAGAAGGAAGATATCAGCAGTGTCAACCAGAGCTCACACCAGAAAATCTCATCAAAGTTCTTCTTTTAAGCTTTCTCCAG GTGAGGAAAGAAAAATTAGGAGACAGAATTACAGCACTTCACCAGCTTGTTTCACCATTTGGGAAG GTTCATGGAGACTATGCGAGTTTTGGGTGATGAGATCTGCTATCGTGCTAAAGACT GATCCTTGTGAGTACTGGAAGGTTGGACAACATGCTTAG